Proteins from a genomic interval of Kitasatospora herbaricolor:
- a CDS encoding TetR/AcrR family transcriptional regulator, producing the protein MGADHGPRHRRDGRPAAARKDPSAIAATRPAGPAAAEQPSSGPRRNEAARLAVLNAADDLLVERGFEGLTIEGIAARAGVAKQTIYRWWKSKVDILYDNLVLDAEEALAWPEPAGGAGYTVTELRGYLHRFAAFLAEAPAGRVLQALVGHAQLNARTAELLHDGFLRELRARDTERVRACLAELDPRAAVDGEEAAALLDALLAPLYYRALLVRGPADPAELDRQLDRALRARTA; encoded by the coding sequence ATGGGCGCCGATCACGGCCCCCGCCACCGGCGTGACGGCCGGCCCGCAGCCGCCCGGAAGGACCCCAGCGCCATCGCCGCCACCAGGCCGGCCGGCCCCGCCGCCGCCGAACAGCCCAGCAGCGGGCCGCGCCGCAACGAGGCCGCCCGCCTCGCCGTCCTGAACGCCGCCGACGACCTGCTGGTGGAGCGCGGCTTCGAGGGCCTGACCATCGAGGGCATCGCCGCCCGGGCCGGTGTCGCCAAACAGACGATCTACCGCTGGTGGAAGTCCAAGGTCGACATCCTGTACGACAACCTGGTGCTGGACGCCGAGGAGGCGCTGGCCTGGCCGGAGCCGGCCGGGGGCGCCGGGTACACGGTCACCGAGCTGCGGGGCTACCTGCACCGGTTCGCGGCCTTCCTGGCCGAGGCGCCGGCCGGCCGGGTGCTGCAGGCCCTCGTCGGCCACGCCCAGCTCAACGCCCGGACGGCGGAGCTGCTGCACGACGGCTTCCTGCGCGAACTGCGCGCCCGGGACACCGAGCGGGTCCGCGCCTGCCTGGCGGAGCTGGACCCGCGGGCCGCCGTCGATGGCGAGGAGGCCGCCGCCCTGCTGGACGCCCTGCTCGCGCCGCTCTACTACCGGGCCCTGCTGGTCCGCGGACCAGCCGATCCCGCCGAGCTCGACCGGCAGCTCGACCGGGCCCTGCGCGCCCGTACGGCCTGA
- a CDS encoding PP2C family protein-serine/threonine phosphatase, whose protein sequence is MYPLRSSPGPQGWWRPGRALQVIPLALIVAITVVDILAPPQIHLGPLLIVAPALAASFGGVLATTVAALLAVGAQVLIGLLRDGLTTANHLAQVAALVGVSAFIVLLRVLRARHERELHQVRSVSEAAQRVLLRPLPERIGPLRLASVYLAAEAEAQIGGDLYAVARTPTGTRLLVGDVRGKGLASLGDAALLLGAFRAAAHLHSTLPELATYLDGSLRWDLAQPAGGGDPGESFITAVILDIPDDGAEVRMVDCGHPPPLLLRRGTVTTLTAPRPAPPLGLGDLAPDGYRVEVFPFGPGDRLLMYTDGVIEARDAGRNFYPLDERIGRWTREHPAALLAQLRRDLLAHAGGHLGDDAALVAVERLGTDGAGPGR, encoded by the coding sequence GTGTACCCGCTGCGGAGCTCTCCCGGACCTCAGGGGTGGTGGCGGCCCGGCCGCGCACTGCAGGTGATCCCGCTCGCGCTGATCGTGGCCATCACCGTCGTCGACATCCTCGCCCCGCCGCAGATCCACCTGGGGCCGCTGCTGATCGTCGCCCCCGCACTCGCCGCATCCTTCGGCGGGGTGCTCGCCACCACCGTGGCCGCGCTGCTGGCGGTCGGCGCGCAGGTCCTGATCGGCCTGCTCCGGGACGGGCTGACCACCGCCAACCACCTGGCGCAGGTCGCCGCCCTGGTCGGGGTGTCGGCCTTCATCGTGCTGCTGCGCGTGCTGCGCGCCAGGCACGAGCGGGAGCTGCACCAGGTGCGCTCGGTCTCCGAGGCCGCGCAGCGGGTCCTGCTGCGCCCGCTGCCCGAGCGGATCGGACCGCTGCGGCTGGCCTCGGTCTACCTGGCCGCCGAGGCCGAGGCCCAGATCGGCGGGGACCTCTACGCCGTCGCCCGGACCCCCACCGGCACCCGGCTGCTGGTCGGCGACGTCCGCGGCAAGGGGCTGGCCTCGCTCGGGGACGCCGCCCTGCTGCTGGGTGCCTTCCGGGCGGCGGCGCACCTGCACTCCACCCTGCCCGAGCTGGCCACCTACCTGGACGGCAGCCTCCGCTGGGACCTCGCCCAGCCCGCCGGGGGCGGGGACCCGGGCGAGTCCTTCATCACCGCGGTGATCCTCGACATCCCGGACGACGGCGCCGAGGTCCGGATGGTCGACTGCGGCCACCCGCCGCCGCTGCTGCTGCGCCGGGGCACGGTCACCACGCTCACCGCCCCCCGGCCCGCCCCGCCGCTCGGCCTCGGCGACCTCGCCCCGGACGGCTACCGGGTGGAGGTCTTCCCGTTCGGGCCCGGCGACCGGCTGCTGATGTACACCGACGGCGTGATCGAGGCCCGCGACGCGGGGCGGAACTTCTACCCCCTCGACGAGCGGATCGGCCGCTGGACCCGGGAGCACCCGGCCGCACTGCTCGCACAGCTGCGCCGCGACCTGCTCGCGCACGCCGGCGGGCACCTCGGGGACGACGCCGCGCTGGTCGCCGTCGAGCGCCTCGGCACCGACGGGGCCGGGCCGGGGCGCTGA
- a CDS encoding MarR family winged helix-turn-helix transcriptional regulator: MSGRESSIDTIQRELTAFARRARHKASQLHPDLSLVTYSILDLMNERGGCRAADVASYFMLDKSTVSRQVGALEKLGLLVREADPDDQRGQILRPTEAGLTLLREAAEQRRLSFTERFTDWDDEDVARFADYLARYGAAD, from the coding sequence GTGAGCGGCCGCGAGTCGTCGATCGACACCATCCAGCGGGAGCTGACCGCCTTCGCCCGGCGGGCCCGGCACAAGGCCTCGCAGCTCCACCCCGACCTCTCGCTGGTCACCTACAGCATCCTGGACCTGATGAACGAGCGCGGCGGCTGCCGGGCCGCCGACGTCGCCTCCTACTTCATGCTCGACAAGTCGACGGTGAGCCGGCAGGTCGGCGCGCTGGAGAAGCTCGGGCTGCTCGTCCGGGAGGCGGACCCGGACGACCAGCGTGGCCAGATCCTGCGGCCCACCGAGGCCGGGCTGACGCTGCTGCGGGAGGCCGCCGAGCAGCGGCGGCTCTCCTTCACCGAGCGGTTCACCGACTGGGACGACGAGGACGTCGCGCGGTTCGCCGACTACCTGGCCCGCTACGGCGCGGCCGACTGA
- a CDS encoding M48 family metallopeptidase: MRTDTDTGPGPGTDPAPGADDFTPAERARGRALRRAQSPWAIGGRLAGLALSLVLGLTPAGAGLVTAAGGPFGGGRTATVLAGTAVLVLLGQAVALPFGARVTAVRRGYGLVTQGWGGWAADALRGLALSLVLALPVVFVLFALTERSPDRWWIPAAAGAALLTAALSFLFPLVVEPVFNRFAPMPPGPQREALLALAARDGVRVRDVLVADASRRTTALNAYVSGLGATRRIVAYDTLLSTADPGEVELVVAHELGHVKARDVLTGTLLGALGAAGAVCALGLLTGWQPLLSAADAGSAADPRVLPLMAACAALIGALAGPAQCAVSRRVEARADRHALELTGDRERFIAMQRRLAVANVSDVDPPRVLELLFATHPGAVRRIAAARAWRPAP, encoded by the coding sequence ATGCGCACGGACACGGACACCGGCCCCGGACCGGGCACCGACCCCGCACCGGGGGCGGACGACTTCACCCCCGCCGAGCGGGCCCGCGGGCGGGCGCTGCGCCGCGCGCAGTCCCCCTGGGCGATCGGCGGGCGGCTGGCCGGCCTGGCCCTGTCGCTGGTGCTGGGCCTCACCCCGGCCGGGGCCGGCCTGGTGACGGCGGCCGGCGGGCCGTTCGGCGGCGGGCGGACGGCCACCGTGCTGGCCGGCACCGCCGTCCTGGTGCTGCTCGGCCAGGCCGTCGCGCTGCCCTTCGGCGCCCGGGTCACCGCGGTGCGCCGCGGGTACGGGCTGGTCACCCAGGGCTGGGGCGGCTGGGCCGCCGACGCGCTGCGCGGTCTGGCGTTGTCGCTGGTACTGGCGCTGCCCGTGGTGTTCGTCCTGTTCGCCCTGACCGAGCGCTCCCCCGACCGCTGGTGGATCCCGGCGGCGGCCGGCGCCGCGCTGCTGACCGCCGCACTGTCCTTCCTGTTCCCGTTGGTGGTCGAGCCGGTGTTCAACCGCTTCGCGCCGATGCCGCCCGGACCGCAGCGGGAGGCCCTGCTGGCCCTGGCGGCCCGCGACGGGGTCCGGGTGCGCGACGTGCTGGTGGCCGACGCCTCCCGCCGGACGACCGCGCTCAACGCGTACGTCTCCGGTCTCGGCGCCACCCGCCGGATCGTGGCCTACGACACCCTGCTGAGCACCGCCGACCCGGGCGAGGTGGAGTTGGTGGTGGCGCACGAGCTGGGCCATGTGAAGGCCCGGGACGTGCTGACGGGGACGCTGCTCGGCGCGCTCGGGGCGGCCGGCGCGGTCTGCGCGCTGGGGCTGCTGACCGGCTGGCAGCCGCTGCTCTCGGCGGCCGACGCCGGGTCCGCCGCCGATCCGCGGGTGCTGCCGCTGATGGCCGCCTGCGCGGCGCTGATCGGCGCGCTGGCCGGCCCGGCGCAGTGCGCGGTCAGCCGGCGGGTGGAAGCGCGCGCGGACCGGCACGCGCTGGAGCTGACCGGCGACCGTGAACGGTTCATCGCCATGCAGCGCAGGCTGGCGGTGGCCAACGTGTCCGACGTGGACCCGCCGCGGGTGCTGGAGCTGCTCTTCGCCACCCACCCCGGCGCGGTGCGCCGGATCGCCGCCGCCCGCGCCTGGCGACCGGCCCCCTGA
- a CDS encoding CapA family protein has protein sequence MRRVAPVLALLLTLAPVAACGPDDPPRGSAAPARPLPTGTTATSASPTGTPRPEGVITVAFAGDVHFEGRTESRLAVAAPEHALGQISQTLSEADLAVLNLETAITGRGTPEPKLYTFRTSPKALDALKDSGVDVVSLANNHAVDYGADGLTDTLAAKDASPIPVVGLGRNAKEAYAPYLTTVRGVKVAVVAASQVEDLTNQKWRAGATKPGIASALDVPALLKAVEQAKKQAPVVIVYLHWGDEGKACPTTAQTGIAKKLATAGATAVVGTHAHTMLGSGMLGNTYVGYGFGNFLWYGTSDYPFSDETGVTTLTLTAAGKVTGESFTPALVDDAGVPQPQTGVAATAALKRRDGLRGCTGLAAAPVAATP, from the coding sequence ATGCGCCGCGTCGCGCCCGTGCTCGCACTGCTGCTCACGCTCGCCCCGGTGGCCGCCTGCGGACCTGACGACCCGCCCCGCGGCAGCGCGGCGCCGGCCCGGCCGCTTCCCACCGGAACCACGGCGACGTCGGCCTCCCCGACCGGCACGCCCCGGCCGGAGGGCGTGATCACGGTGGCCTTCGCCGGTGACGTCCACTTCGAGGGCCGGACCGAGAGCCGCCTGGCCGTCGCCGCGCCCGAGCACGCGCTGGGCCAGATCTCGCAGACCCTCTCCGAGGCCGACCTCGCCGTGCTCAACCTGGAGACCGCGATCACCGGCCGCGGCACGCCCGAGCCCAAGCTCTACACCTTCCGCACCTCGCCGAAGGCCCTGGACGCGCTGAAGGACTCCGGCGTCGACGTCGTCTCGCTGGCCAACAACCACGCGGTGGACTACGGCGCCGACGGCCTGACCGACACCCTGGCCGCCAAGGACGCCTCGCCGATCCCGGTGGTCGGTCTCGGCCGCAACGCCAAGGAGGCCTACGCCCCCTACCTGACGACCGTCCGCGGGGTGAAGGTCGCGGTGGTGGCCGCCAGTCAGGTCGAGGACCTCACCAACCAGAAGTGGCGGGCCGGCGCGACCAAGCCCGGCATAGCCTCGGCGCTGGACGTCCCGGCGCTGCTGAAGGCCGTCGAGCAGGCGAAGAAGCAGGCCCCCGTGGTGATCGTCTACCTGCACTGGGGGGACGAGGGCAAGGCCTGCCCGACCACCGCGCAGACCGGGATCGCCAAGAAGCTCGCCACCGCCGGCGCCACCGCCGTGGTCGGCACCCACGCCCACACCATGCTGGGCTCAGGCATGCTCGGCAACACCTACGTCGGCTACGGCTTCGGCAACTTCCTCTGGTACGGCACCTCCGACTACCCGTTCTCCGACGAGACCGGGGTCACCACGCTGACCCTGACCGCGGCCGGCAAGGTCACCGGAGAGAGCTTCACCCCGGCGCTGGTGGACGACGCCGGGGTGCCGCAGCCGCAGACCGGCGTGGCCGCCACCGCCGCCCTCAAGCGCCGCGACGGCCTGCGCGGCTGCACCGGGCTGGCCGCCGCCCCGGTCGCCGCGACCCCTTAG
- a CDS encoding DUF5994 family protein, with translation MATDRTFPYPIFQAPGLLGPVDRRGARFTLDPALSHSGMFDGAWWPRSRELARELPALIMALRRRVGPILHVGVERTAWNTVPDRITVDGRVVRVNCFSSSVHTIGVGGGHQDHFLLLVVPPRTRPTVARTAMAAAAAPGNSTLAARVLTAASLARPAAAARGSRRNATASWPPPWPPPWPVPLPPGPQPLPPLPQPGG, from the coding sequence TGGCCACCGACCGCACCTTCCCGTACCCGATCTTCCAGGCGCCCGGCCTGCTCGGCCCGGTGGACCGCCGCGGCGCGCGGTTCACCCTCGACCCCGCGCTCTCCCACAGCGGCATGTTCGACGGTGCCTGGTGGCCGCGCTCGCGCGAGCTGGCACGCGAACTGCCCGCCCTGATCATGGCGCTGCGCCGCCGGGTCGGCCCGATCCTGCACGTCGGCGTGGAGCGGACGGCCTGGAACACCGTGCCGGACCGGATCACCGTCGACGGGCGGGTGGTGCGCGTCAACTGCTTCTCCTCCAGCGTCCACACCATCGGCGTGGGCGGCGGTCACCAGGACCACTTCCTGCTGCTGGTCGTCCCGCCGCGGACCCGGCCGACCGTGGCCCGCACCGCGATGGCCGCGGCGGCCGCCCCCGGCAACAGCACCCTGGCCGCCCGGGTCCTCACCGCCGCCTCCCTGGCCCGGCCCGCCGCGGCCGCCCGTGGCAGCAGGCGCAACGCCACCGCGAGCTGGCCGCCCCCGTGGCCGCCGCCGTGGCCGGTCCCGCTGCCGCCCGGGCCGCAGCCGCTGCCGCCGTTGCCGCAACCGGGCGGCTGA